One genomic window of Phoenix dactylifera cultivar Barhee BC4 unplaced genomic scaffold, palm_55x_up_171113_PBpolish2nd_filt_p 000537F, whole genome shotgun sequence includes the following:
- the LOC103713284 gene encoding F-box protein At2g32560-like translates to MLFFLASFFPLLFLLFKSLPFRPLPSWASEVTLLSNLFWQEFLYSLVKSLRNCSLAGARILSISSRMTSKRRCAPGVEIEESSVEMSVLDLPELALECILGKLSPAGLCNMAAVCSSLRDRCRSDYLWERHMKEKWGRVIGGVAHRDWQLYTASRKVSSGGGVGSTKQKKWIGALSCVWPLSWIKSRIESSSKPSNPLPDDSIMSWYLSLENGKFWFPAQVYNREHGHVGFMLSCYDAEISYDCHTDTFHARYPPHGRRAIVIEEGLQWERIRAPPVDTPAHDLHISDCLNDLHPGDHIEIQWRRNKEFPYGWWYGVVGHLETCDGNEHFCRCRNNDTIILEFDQYTPGSRWRQASINRKDHREEGNETDGFYGGIRKLRSKNEIAKWKQMWPTEVLE, encoded by the exons ATGCTTTTCTTCCTTGCATCTttcttccccctcctcttcctcctcttcaagtctCTCCCTTTTCGGCCCCTGCCTTCATGGGCAAGTGAGGTGACATTGCTCTCCAACTTGTTCTGGCAGGAATTCTTGTATTCTCTGGTGAAATCATTGAGAAATTGTAGCTTGGCTGGTGCTCGAATCCTTAGTATTTCCTCGAGGATGACTTCCAAAAGGAGGTGTGCCCCTGGAGTAGAAATTGAGGAGTCGTCGGTGGAGATGTCGGTCTTGGATTTGCCGGAATTGGCCTTGGAGTGCATTCTGGGGAAGCTGTCACCGGCCGGGTTGTGCAACATGGCGGCCGTGTGTAGCTCTTTGAGGGATAGGTGTAGGAGTGATTACCTGTGGGAGAGGCACATGAAAGAGAAATGGGGGAGGGTGATCGGCGGAGTGGCACACAGAGATTGGCAGTTGTATACGGCCTCGAGGAAGGTCTCCTCAGGCGGCGGCGTTGGGAGCACAAAGCAGAAGAAGTGGATCGGGGCTCTCTCTTGTGTCTGGCCTCTTTCTTGGATCAAGTCTAGGATTGAGAGCAGCAGCAAACCAAGCAACCCTTTGCCTGATGACTCCATCATGTCTTGGTATCTGTCACTGGAGAACGGCAAATTTTGGTTCCCTGCTCAGGTTTACAATCGCGAG CATGGGCATGTGGGATTTATGCTATCATGTTATGATGCTGAAATTAGTTACGATTGCCACACAGACACCTTTCATGCAAG GTACCCACCACATGGGCGACGGGCTATAGTCATAGAGGAAGGATTGCAATGGGAAAGGATAAGAGCACCACCAGTTGATACTCCTGCGCATGATCTTCATATTTCTGATTGTCTGAATGATTTACACCCAGGCGATCATATAGAGATTCAGTGGAGAAGGAATAAAGAATTTCCATATG GCTGGTGGTATGGAGTCGTGGGTCACTTGGAGACATGTGATGGAAATGAACATTTCTGCCGTTGTCGTAATAACG ACACAATCATATTAGAGTTCGACCAGTACACACCTGGTTCAAGATGGAGGCAGGCATCAATAAACCGGAAAGATCATCGGGAAGAAGGCAATGAAACAGATGGGTTTTATGGAGGAATAAGGAAACTTCGTAGCAAGAATGAAATTGCTAAGTGGAAACAGATGTGGCCAACTGAGGTCCTGGAATAG